A window of the Buchnera aphidicola str. Sg (Schizaphis graminum) genome harbors these coding sequences:
- the rep gene encoding DNA helicase Rep — MSLNFNQKNAIELINGPCLILAGAGSGKTKVIINKIIYLINNCQYKPGNIIAVTFTNKAAHEIKVRLAKHLNLLQIKKMIISTFHSLGLEIIKKEINTLKFNSNFSLFDERDQMMLLKKICSKSIKNDTKLLKKLVFMISFWKNKFLTPLQVQLSAQSNLEKDFAFFYKQYTFHLRKSNILDFDDLICIPTSLLKNNQIIQNRWQKKISYLLVDEYQDTNNSQYELIKMLTNVNSNFTLVGDDDQSIYSWRGAKPQNLFLIKKDFPNLKIIKMEQNYRSYGRILKAANKLISNNLHYFKKKLFSNLEYGNKIKVIIGKNEKNEAEKIADKIIHECSNDIMQYKDYAILYRGNYQSQILEKTFLKKNIPYDISTNSSFFSRPEIKDLLSYLRLIVNPDDNHAFIRILNIPHRQIGLTTLNKLEELASKKNKSLFQISNDIEIKKILRERTVKKIKDFIYWIKKIIKLSLLKEDIILDKIINDIKYELWLTKILKEPKKIKTSINNIYTLSNWLKEMLRGNEFEKPMNLLQIVKKMTLRDILEKKIQINEIPKNRVQLMTLHSSKGLEFSSVFIIGMNEGILPNIKSINNDNIEEERRLTYVGMTRARKELFFTYCQTRIQYGQKLYTAPSRFLFELPQEDLQWEKDDYLDAFHTKEKKI; from the coding sequence ATGTCTCTTAATTTTAATCAAAAAAATGCTATAGAACTCATTAATGGTCCCTGCTTAATATTAGCAGGGGCTGGTTCAGGAAAAACAAAAGTTATTATTAATAAAATTATTTACTTAATCAATAATTGTCAATATAAACCTGGAAACATTATTGCTGTTACTTTCACTAATAAAGCTGCTCATGAAATAAAAGTTCGTCTTGCAAAACATTTAAATTTATTGCAAATAAAAAAAATGATTATTTCAACTTTTCATTCTCTTGGATTAGAAATCATTAAAAAAGAAATTAATACATTAAAATTTAACTCTAATTTTTCTTTATTTGATGAAAGAGATCAAATGATGTTGTTAAAAAAAATATGCAGTAAAAGTATAAAAAATGATACAAAATTGTTAAAAAAATTAGTTTTTATGATTTCTTTTTGGAAAAATAAATTTCTCACTCCATTACAAGTTCAATTATCAGCACAATCAAATTTAGAAAAAGATTTCGCATTTTTTTATAAGCAATACACTTTTCATTTACGAAAATCAAACATATTAGATTTTGATGATTTAATTTGTATACCAACAAGTTTATTAAAAAATAATCAAATTATACAAAATCGTTGGCAAAAAAAAATTTCTTATCTATTAGTAGACGAATATCAAGATACAAATAATAGTCAATATGAACTAATTAAAATGCTTACTAATGTAAATTCAAATTTTACTTTAGTAGGAGATGATGATCAATCTATATATTCATGGAGAGGAGCAAAACCACAAAATCTTTTTTTAATAAAAAAAGATTTTCCCAACTTAAAAATTATAAAAATGGAACAAAATTATCGCTCTTACGGAAGAATACTTAAAGCAGCAAATAAATTAATCTCAAACAATTTACATTATTTTAAAAAAAAATTATTTTCTAATTTAGAATACGGTAACAAAATAAAAGTTATAATTGGAAAAAATGAAAAAAATGAAGCAGAAAAAATAGCAGATAAAATAATTCATGAATGTTCTAACGATATAATGCAATACAAAGATTATGCTATATTATATCGAGGGAATTACCAATCTCAAATTCTTGAAAAAACTTTCTTAAAAAAAAATATTCCTTATGATATCTCTACAAATTCATCATTTTTTTCTCGTCCTGAAATAAAAGATTTATTAAGTTATCTTCGTTTAATTGTAAATCCAGACGATAATCATGCATTTATAAGAATTTTAAATATTCCTCATCGCCAAATAGGATTAACTACACTAAATAAATTAGAAGAATTAGCTTCTAAAAAAAATAAAAGTCTTTTTCAAATTAGTAACGATATAGAAATAAAAAAAATTTTAAGAGAAAGAACAGTAAAAAAAATTAAAGATTTTATTTATTGGATTAAAAAAATAATCAAATTATCACTTCTTAAAGAAGATATCATTTTAGATAAAATTATTAATGATATTAAATATGAACTATGGTTAACTAAAATTTTAAAAGAACCGAAAAAAATTAAAACAAGCATAAATAATATTTACACGTTATCAAATTGGTTAAAAGAAATGTTAAGGGGAAATGAATTTGAAAAACCAATGAATTTATTACAAATTGTTAAAAAAATGACATTACGAGATATTTTAGAAAAAAAAATACAAATAAATGAAATCCCAAAAAATCGAGTACAATTGATGACTTTGCATTCATCTAAAGGATTGGAATTTTCTTCAGTTTTTATAATTGGTATGAATGAGGGAATTTTACCCAATATAAAGAGCATTAATAATGATAACATAGAGGAAGAAAGAAGATTAACTTATGTAGGAATGACAAGAGCACGAAAAGAACTATTTTTTACATATTGTCAAACTAGAATTCAATATGGACAAAAATTATATACAGCACCTAGTAGATTTTTATTTGAATTACCCCAAGAAGATTTACAATGGGAAAAAGATGATTATTTAGATGCTTTTCATACAAAAGAAAAAAAAATATAA
- the ilvC gene encoding ketol-acid reductoisomerase yields MNYFNKLCFRKRINEIKKCRFMKENEFKNENKILKNKKIVIVGCGSQGLNQALNMRDSGLNISFALKKNSILRKNSSWLNATKNNFEVNDYESLIPNADLVINLTPDKQHENVVKELQKLMKKNSCLGYSHGFNIVECGEIIRKDITVVMVAPKCPGTEVREEFKRGFGVPTLIAVHTENDPKKIGLEIAKAWAFSTGGHRAGVLESSFIAEVKSDLMGEQTILCGLLQTASLICYEKLIKDKHNPSYAAKLIQYGWETITESLKHGGITLMMDRLSNPSKIKAFKISKKIKKILSPLFKKHMDDIISGSFSKEMMIDWHNNDKKLLNWREDTKKTPFEKNILSYSEKISEQEYYDHGTLMVSILKSGIELAFETMINTGIINESAYYESLHELPLIANTIARKKLYEMNIVISDTAEYGSYLFSEAAYPILKDFIMSLEKNVLGLSLPNTKIDNIELYKINEEIRNHPIEIVGKKLRKHMKEMKSICVAK; encoded by the coding sequence ATGAATTATTTTAATAAATTATGTTTTCGTAAAAGAATTAATGAAATCAAAAAATGTCGCTTTATGAAAGAAAACGAATTTAAAAATGAAAATAAAATTTTAAAAAATAAAAAAATAGTTATTGTAGGTTGTGGGTCACAAGGTTTAAATCAAGCTTTAAATATGAGAGATTCTGGATTAAATATCTCCTTTGCACTTAAAAAAAACAGTATTTTAAGAAAAAACTCTTCTTGGTTAAACGCAACTAAAAATAATTTTGAAGTTAATGACTATGAATCATTAATACCAAATGCTGATTTAGTTATCAATTTAACACCAGATAAACAACATGAAAATGTTGTGAAAGAACTACAAAAACTGATGAAAAAAAATTCATGTTTAGGTTATTCACATGGTTTTAATATTGTAGAATGTGGTGAAATTATACGAAAAGATATAACAGTCGTTATGGTGGCACCAAAATGTCCTGGAACAGAAGTGAGAGAAGAATTCAAAAGAGGATTTGGGGTACCTACGTTAATTGCGGTTCATACTGAAAATGATCCTAAAAAAATAGGATTAGAAATTGCAAAAGCATGGGCTTTCTCAACAGGTGGGCATCGTGCAGGAGTTTTAGAATCTTCATTTATAGCTGAAGTAAAATCAGATTTAATGGGAGAACAAACAATTTTATGTGGATTATTACAAACAGCTTCTCTAATATGTTATGAAAAATTAATTAAAGATAAACATAATCCTTCTTATGCAGCAAAGTTAATACAATATGGTTGGGAAACAATCACAGAATCTCTTAAGCATGGGGGTATCACACTCATGATGGATAGACTTTCTAATCCATCAAAAATCAAAGCATTTAAAATATCTAAAAAAATAAAAAAAATATTATCACCTCTCTTTAAAAAACATATGGACGATATTATTTCAGGTTCTTTTTCTAAAGAAATGATGATAGATTGGCATAATAACGATAAAAAATTATTAAATTGGCGAGAAGATACAAAAAAAACACCTTTTGAAAAAAATATTCTTTCTTACTCTGAAAAAATATCAGAACAAGAATATTACGATCATGGAACACTAATGGTATCTATATTAAAATCAGGCATTGAATTAGCTTTTGAAACGATGATCAACACAGGTATCATAAATGAGTCAGCCTATTACGAATCTTTACATGAATTACCATTAATTGCTAATACAATTGCAAGAAAGAAATTATATGAAATGAATATAGTCATTTCAGATACAGCAGAATATGGAAGCTATCTTTTTTCTGAAGCAGCATATCCTATTTTAAAAGATTTTATTATGAGTCTTGAAAAAAATGTTTTAGGATTGTCATTACCAAATACAAAAATAGATAATATTGAATTATATAAAATTAATGAAGAAATTCGTAATCATCCAATTGAAATTGTTGGGAAAAAATTAAGAAAACATATGAAAGAAATGAAATCAATTTGTGTTGCAAAATAA
- the ilvD gene encoding dihydroxy-acid dehydratase, producing MPKYRSFTTTHGRNMSGARSLWRATGMTDEDFKKPIIAIVNSFSQFVPGHIHLQEVGKIISKEIKKYGGVPKEFNTIAIDDGIAMGHSGMLYSLPSRELIADSIEYVINAHCVDSMICVSNCDKITPAMFMASLRLNIPSVFVSGGPMEAGKIKTKDKTKKIDLVDAIIHGGDSNKSDDFIREIELSACPTCGSCSGMFTANSMNCLIEAIGLSLPGNGTLLATHIDRKKLFKKSARNIVKITKDYYLNNNKNVLPRNIANKESFENAMALDIAMGGSTNTILHLLAAAYEGKVDFKMSDINNLSKKIPHICKVAPSTNLYHVEDVHRAGGVMRILGELNRSNLLNKKTENILGLNLEKTLKKYDILSTKNKNVIKMFHAGPGGNRTIKPFSQNYRWNKLDKDRVNGCIRSHENAYSKNGGLSVLYGNLAKNGCIIKTASIDKKHYIFSGPAKVYESQEEAVSAILSGKIIAGDVIVIRYEGPKGGPGMQEMLYPTTYLKSINLDKQCALITDGRFSGGTSGLSIGHISPEAANKGIIALVENGDDIQINIVNKTIHLNITEKELNLRIIKENAKGLKAYKPLNRKRNISFALRAYAHFALSADKGAIRNKKKLFNF from the coding sequence ATGCCTAAATATCGTTCATTTACAACTACACATGGTAGAAATATGTCTGGAGCGAGATCCCTGTGGCGTGCTACAGGAATGACAGATGAAGACTTTAAAAAACCTATTATTGCAATAGTAAATTCATTTTCTCAATTTGTACCAGGACATATTCATTTACAAGAAGTTGGAAAAATAATCTCTAAAGAAATAAAAAAATATGGTGGCGTTCCAAAAGAATTTAATACTATTGCAATAGATGATGGAATAGCAATGGGACATTCAGGAATGTTATATTCTCTACCGTCTCGTGAATTAATTGCAGATTCTATAGAATACGTAATTAATGCTCATTGTGTCGATTCAATGATCTGTGTTTCAAATTGCGATAAAATAACTCCAGCTATGTTTATGGCATCTTTACGTTTAAATATACCATCAGTCTTTGTTTCAGGAGGACCAATGGAAGCAGGTAAAATAAAAACAAAAGATAAAACAAAAAAAATTGATTTAGTTGATGCCATAATACATGGAGGTGATTCTAATAAATCCGATGATTTTATAAGAGAAATTGAACTTTCAGCTTGCCCTACTTGCGGTTCCTGTTCAGGTATGTTTACAGCAAATTCTATGAATTGTTTAATAGAAGCTATAGGTTTAAGTTTACCTGGAAACGGAACACTATTAGCAACTCATATTGATCGTAAAAAATTATTTAAAAAATCTGCACGAAATATCGTTAAAATTACGAAAGATTATTACCTTAATAACAATAAAAACGTTTTACCACGCAATATAGCAAATAAAGAATCTTTCGAAAATGCTATGGCTTTAGATATTGCCATGGGAGGATCAACTAATACTATTTTGCATTTATTAGCTGCAGCATACGAGGGAAAAGTTGATTTTAAAATGTCAGATATTAACAACCTTTCAAAAAAAATTCCTCATATTTGCAAAGTAGCTCCGAGTACTAATTTGTATCATGTAGAAGATGTACATCGAGCAGGTGGTGTAATGAGAATTTTAGGAGAATTAAATCGTTCTAATTTATTAAATAAAAAAACAGAAAACATATTAGGATTGAATTTAGAAAAAACATTAAAAAAATATGATATTTTGTCTACAAAAAATAAAAATGTAATAAAGATGTTTCATGCAGGTCCAGGTGGTAATCGTACAATTAAACCTTTTTCTCAAAATTATAGATGGAATAAATTAGACAAAGATCGCGTTAATGGATGTATTCGTTCACATGAAAATGCCTATAGTAAAAATGGTGGATTATCTGTTTTGTATGGAAATTTAGCAAAAAATGGATGTATAATAAAAACAGCTAGCATAGATAAAAAACATTATATTTTTTCTGGACCTGCTAAGGTTTATGAAAGTCAAGAAGAAGCTGTTAGTGCTATTTTATCAGGTAAAATTATTGCTGGTGATGTTATCGTTATTCGATATGAAGGTCCCAAGGGTGGGCCCGGAATGCAAGAAATGCTATATCCAACAACATATTTAAAATCTATAAATTTAGATAAACAATGTGCATTAATCACCGACGGACGTTTTTCTGGAGGAACATCTGGTTTATCTATAGGTCATATTTCGCCTGAAGCAGCAAATAAGGGTATTATCGCTTTAGTAGAAAATGGTGATGATATTCAAATTAATATTGTAAACAAGACAATTCATTTAAATATTACAGAAAAAGAACTAAATCTTCGTATCATTAAAGAAAATGCAAAAGGTTTAAAAGCATATAAACCTCTTAATCGCAAAAGAAATATTTCTTTTGCCCTTCGTGCCTATGCACATTTTGCTTTGAGTGCAGATAAAGGTGCAATAAGAAATAAAAAGAAACTATTTAATTTTTAA
- a CDS encoding IscS subfamily cysteine desulfurase, with amino-acid sequence MKNPIYLDYAATTPVEFKVAKKMMNYLTIDGIFGNPASRSHKFGWEAEEVIDIARNEISELIGSDSREIVFTSGATEANNLAIKGIAFFHRKKGNHIITSKTEHKSVLDACRYLESVGFSVTYLTPKNNGIIDLNDLKKNINKNTILVSIMHVNNETGIIQDITNISKICRSHDIFFHVDATQSVGKIAINLKNLFVDLMSFSAHKIYGPKGIGGLYVRRKPRVRLSALSHGGGHERGMRAGTLPVHQIVGMGESFKLARKKINDDFIHLTNLRNDLWNGIKNIEEVYLNSDLKQGAPHILNVSFNYIEGESLIMALKDLAISSGSACTSSSLEPSYVLRALGIKDELAHSSIRFSIGRFTTKEEIQHTVKSVHKSIHRLRALSPLWEMFKSGVDLNSIEWDHT; translated from the coding sequence GTGAAAAATCCAATTTATTTAGATTATGCGGCTACTACACCAGTAGAATTTAAAGTTGCAAAAAAAATGATGAATTATCTAACAATAGATGGAATATTTGGTAATCCCGCATCCCGTTCTCATAAATTTGGCTGGGAAGCTGAAGAAGTAATTGACATTGCTCGTAATGAAATATCAGAGTTAATTGGTTCAGATTCTCGAGAAATTGTATTCACTTCTGGTGCTACTGAAGCAAATAATCTAGCTATCAAAGGTATTGCATTTTTTCATAGAAAAAAGGGTAATCATATTATTACAAGTAAAACAGAACACAAGTCTGTATTAGATGCATGTAGGTATTTAGAAAGCGTGGGTTTTTCTGTAACTTATCTTACTCCTAAAAATAACGGTATTATTGATTTAAATGATTTAAAAAAAAATATAAATAAAAACACTATACTTGTTTCAATAATGCATGTAAATAATGAAACTGGCATTATACAGGATATAACCAATATATCTAAAATTTGCAGATCCCATGACATTTTTTTTCATGTCGACGCCACTCAAAGTGTAGGTAAAATAGCTATTAATCTAAAAAATTTATTTGTAGATTTAATGTCTTTTTCAGCTCATAAAATATACGGACCTAAGGGAATTGGAGGCTTATATGTACGTCGAAAACCACGTGTACGTTTATCAGCTTTATCACATGGAGGAGGACATGAAAGAGGAATGCGCGCAGGAACTTTACCTGTTCATCAAATTGTTGGCATGGGTGAGTCTTTTAAATTAGCTAGAAAAAAAATAAATGATGATTTTATTCATTTAACTAATTTAAGAAACGATCTTTGGAATGGTATTAAAAATATTGAAGAGGTTTATTTAAATAGTGATTTAAAGCAAGGTGCACCTCATATTCTAAATGTTAGCTTTAACTATATTGAAGGTGAGTCATTAATTATGGCACTTAAAGATTTAGCTATTTCTTCTGGTTCCGCATGTACTTCTTCAAGTTTAGAGCCATCTTATGTTTTAAGAGCTTTAGGAATTAAAGATGAATTAGCTCATAGTTCCATTCGTTTTTCAATTGGAAGATTTACAACAAAAGAAGAAATTCAACATACAGTAAAATCAGTACATAAATCAATTCATAGATTACGTGCTCTTTCACCTTTGTGGGAAATGTTTAAATCAGGAGTTGATTTAAATAGTATAGAATGGGATCATACCTAA
- the iscU gene encoding Fe-S cluster assembly scaffold IscU: MAYSKKVMDHYENPRNVGSFSNSDSNVGSGLVGAPACGDVMKLQIKVNEQGIIEDACFKTYGCGSAIASSSLVTEWIKGKSITEAEAIKNTSIVEELELPPVKIHCSILAEDAIKAAISDYKSKKNKN; encoded by the coding sequence ATGGCTTATAGCAAAAAAGTTATGGATCATTATGAAAATCCACGTAATGTTGGTTCCTTTTCTAATTCTGATTCTAATGTAGGAAGTGGATTGGTAGGTGCACCTGCTTGTGGTGATGTGATGAAATTACAAATTAAAGTTAATGAACAAGGTATTATTGAAGATGCTTGCTTTAAAACGTATGGTTGTGGTTCTGCAATAGCCTCTAGTTCTTTGGTTACAGAATGGATTAAGGGTAAATCTATAACGGAAGCAGAAGCAATTAAAAATACTAGTATAGTTGAAGAACTAGAATTGCCACCAGTAAAAATACATTGTTCTATTTTAGCAGAGGATGCTATTAAAGCTGCTATTTCAGATTATAAAAGTAAGAAAAATAAAAATTAA
- the hscB gene encoding Fe-S protein assembly co-chaperone HscB: MDYFALFNLPKKYIIDKFLLSKNFYKLQLKFHPDLFIHHSESKKRIVLQKSIEINKGYKILQDSLNRAIHLLFLNGFKISKEKVLSEDNSFLKKYFFLYEELDFLLKNNCDEVQIDIFFKKIRNKIDNYEKIIEIKFNEKKWDDIIKLITKLLFFKKIQTRLKQS, from the coding sequence ATGGATTATTTTGCATTATTTAATTTACCAAAAAAATATATAATTGATAAATTTTTACTTTCTAAAAATTTTTATAAATTACAGTTAAAATTTCATCCAGATTTATTTATACATCATTCTGAATCTAAAAAAAGAATAGTTTTACAAAAATCAATTGAAATTAATAAAGGATATAAAATTTTACAAGATTCATTAAATAGAGCTATACACTTACTTTTTTTAAATGGTTTTAAGATTAGTAAAGAAAAAGTTTTATCTGAAGATAATAGTTTTTTAAAAAAATATTTTTTTTTATATGAAGAATTAGATTTTTTGTTAAAAAATAACTGTGATGAAGTTCAAATCGATATTTTTTTTAAAAAAATAAGAAATAAAATAGACAATTATGAAAAAATAATTGAAATTAAATTTAATGAAAAAAAATGGGATGATATTATTAAATTAATAACTAAACTTCTTTTTTTTAAAAAAATACAAACTCGTTTAAAACAGTCATAA
- the hscA gene encoding Fe-S protein assembly chaperone HscA, which translates to MVFLKNKVKKKLILGIDFGTTYSLLASVQNERVVLLTDDKKRYLLPSIVNFNKKKPLIGWEAEKKIIKDPINTITSVKRLIGRSIDFIKKEFPILPYVIEDNKDGGILFHTNSGLVTPIDVTSEILKFLKEKSCEFFNKKIDATVITVPAYFDNLQRDSIKKAAISAKINLIRLLNEPTSAAVAYGLQLNTEGLVVVYDLGGGTFDISVLKLNKGIFEVLGTAGHANLGGDDFDTLLSKYIYKKLNLSNQCDNFFQSLLLKKAKEIKIKLTKYEKVEVNFFNWKGIIFRDEFNLIIKDLIQKTLFICSNLLKEIDLKIESIKEVIMVGGSTRVPLVYQEVKKFFRKSPLISINPDQVVAIGAAIQSDMLMKNTIQKRTILLDVTPLSLGIEVMGGFVEKIIFRNTPIPISKTKEFTTAKDNQTIIVIHILQGERELVKDCISLSRFILKDIPSKKAGVVRILVTFEIDTDGLISVKILEKFSHKEKKIQIENVTFLQNKNIHKIIKESTINAKEDYYLRVRKEKKIESKYILDLLNNALQEDRNLITSEELKKIKSHQIKLQKSIDEDDFFSMKLNLKKLEEVSKNFLSLRLKKNMDSFSIKNLSDEIT; encoded by the coding sequence ATGGTTTTTTTGAAAAATAAAGTTAAAAAAAAATTAATTTTAGGTATTGATTTTGGAACTACTTATTCTCTTTTAGCTAGTGTACAAAATGAACGTGTTGTTTTATTGACAGATGATAAAAAACGTTATTTGTTACCATCGATTGTAAATTTTAATAAAAAAAAACCTTTAATTGGTTGGGAAGCAGAGAAAAAAATAATTAAAGATCCGATTAATACAATTACTTCAGTTAAACGTTTAATTGGTCGATCTATTGATTTTATTAAAAAAGAATTTCCTATTTTACCATATGTTATAGAAGATAATAAAGATGGAGGTATTTTATTTCATACAAATTCTGGACTTGTTACTCCTATTGATGTTACTAGTGAAATATTGAAATTTTTAAAAGAAAAATCCTGTGAATTTTTTAATAAAAAAATAGATGCAACAGTAATTACTGTTCCTGCATATTTTGACAATCTCCAAAGAGATTCTATCAAAAAAGCTGCTATATCAGCAAAAATTAATTTAATTAGACTCCTTAATGAGCCAACTTCCGCTGCTGTCGCTTATGGTTTACAGTTAAATACAGAAGGTCTTGTTGTCGTCTACGATTTAGGAGGTGGTACCTTTGATATTTCTGTATTAAAATTAAATAAAGGAATATTTGAAGTTTTAGGGACAGCTGGTCATGCTAATTTAGGTGGAGATGATTTTGATACTTTGTTATCTAAATACATCTATAAAAAATTGAATTTGTCAAATCAATGCGATAACTTTTTTCAATCTTTATTACTTAAAAAAGCAAAAGAAATAAAAATAAAACTTACTAAATATGAAAAGGTAGAAGTAAATTTTTTTAATTGGAAAGGTATTATTTTTCGTGATGAATTTAATTTAATTATTAAAGATTTAATTCAAAAAACTTTATTTATTTGTTCTAATCTTCTTAAAGAAATTGATCTTAAGATAGAAAGTATTAAAGAAGTTATTATGGTAGGTGGATCAACACGTGTCCCATTAGTATATCAAGAAGTAAAAAAATTTTTTCGAAAATCACCTTTAATATCTATAAATCCTGATCAGGTTGTTGCTATAGGTGCAGCGATACAATCAGATATGCTTATGAAAAATACTATTCAAAAAAGAACAATTTTATTAGATGTAACTCCCCTTTCTTTAGGTATTGAAGTTATGGGAGGGTTTGTTGAAAAAATCATTTTTCGTAATACTCCTATACCTATTTCTAAGACAAAAGAATTTACAACTGCTAAAGACAATCAAACTATTATTGTTATCCATATATTGCAAGGAGAAAGAGAATTAGTAAAAGATTGTATTTCTCTTTCACGATTTATTTTAAAGGATATTCCATCTAAAAAAGCAGGTGTAGTTCGTATTTTAGTCACATTTGAAATAGATACTGATGGTTTGATTAGTGTAAAAATTTTAGAAAAATTTAGTCATAAGGAGAAAAAAATTCAAATTGAGAATGTTACTTTTTTACAAAATAAAAACATTCATAAGATAATTAAAGAATCCACTATAAATGCTAAAGAAGACTATTATCTTAGGGTTAGAAAAGAGAAAAAAATTGAATCTAAATACATTTTAGATCTTTTAAATAATGCTTTACAAGAAGATCGAAATTTAATTACTTCAGAGGAATTAAAAAAAATAAAATCACATCAAATTAAATTACAAAAATCTATAGATGAAGATGATTTTTTTTCTATGAAATTAAATTTAAAAAAATTAGAAGAAGTTAGTAAAAATTTTCTTTCTTTAAGATTAAAAAAAAATATGGATTCTTTTTCAATTAAAAATTTATCAGACGAGATTACATAA
- the fdx gene encoding ISC system 2Fe-2S type ferredoxin — MPKIFFLPHKLLLPKGGCFECKEGETILNVALKNNIKLEHACEKSCACSTCHCIIRKGFLSLSGWSEKEEDVLDKAWGLESTSRLSCQAIIGNIDIEVQIPLYNTNYIIEN; from the coding sequence ATGCCTAAAATATTTTTTTTACCTCATAAATTATTGTTACCTAAAGGTGGTTGTTTTGAATGTAAAGAAGGTGAAACTATTTTAAATGTTGCGTTAAAAAATAATATTAAATTAGAACATGCTTGTGAAAAATCATGTGCTTGTAGTACATGTCATTGTATTATAAGAAAAGGTTTTCTTTCTCTTTCAGGATGGTCTGAAAAAGAAGAAGATGTACTAGATAAAGCTTGGGGTTTAGAGTCTACAAGTCGTTTGAGTTGTCAAGCAATTATTGGAAATATTGATATAGAAGTACAAATTCCCTTATATAATACTAACTATATAATAGAAAATTAA